One stretch of Euphorbia lathyris chromosome 7, ddEupLath1.1, whole genome shotgun sequence DNA includes these proteins:
- the LOC136201098 gene encoding uncharacterized protein — MHAKTDSEVTSLAPSSPTRSPRRPVYYVQSPSRDSHDGEKTTTSFHSTPVISPMGSPPHSHSSVGRHSRESSSSRFSGSLKPGSRKITPNDGSKGGHRKGQKQCDVIEEEGLLDDEEREKGFPRRCYFLAFVLGFFLLFSMFSLILWGASKPQKPKITMKSISFEHFTIQAGSDATGVATDMISVNSTVKMIYRNTGTFFGVHVTSSPVDLSYSQIVLASGAVKKFYQSRKSQRSVSISVMGNKIPLYGSGATLSSSTGMTTLPVALNLNFVVRSRANVLGKLVKPKFYKRIDCNVTFDHKKLNTPISLKHSCTYD; from the exons ATGCACGCAAAAACTGACTCAGAGGTTACCAGCCTTGCACCATCGTCCCCAACAAGATCTCCACGCCGCCCTGTCTACTACGTGCAGAGTCCGTCCAGAGATTCTCACGATGGCGAGAAAACGACGACGTCTTTCCACTCCACGCCGGTGATTAGTCCCATGGGATCTCCACCTCATTCTCACTCTTCTGTTGGTCGTCACTCCCGTGAATCCTCCTCCAGTAGGTTTTCTGGATCTCTGAAACCTGGATCACGCAAAATCACTCCCAATGACGGCTCCAAAGGCGGCCACAGAAAGGGACAGAAACAGTGCGATGTGATTGAAGAAGAAGGTCTTCTTGATGATGAAGAACGTGAAAAAGGCTTCCCTCGTCGCTGCTATTTTCTCGCTTTTGTGCTCGgtttctttctcctcttctccATGTTCTCTTTGATTCTCTGGGGTGCTAGCAAGCCGCAGAAACCAAAGATCACAATGAAG AGCATATCATTTGAGCATTTCACCATTCAAGCTGGATCTGACGCTACAGGAGTCGCTACTGATATGATCTCAGTGAACTCCACAGTGAAGATGATCTATCGGAATACAGGAACATTTTTCGGAGTACATGTAACATCATCTCCCGTAGATCTATCTTATTCTCAGATCGTCTTAGCTTCAGGAGCT GTAAAGAAGTTTTATCAATCAAGGAAGAGTCAAAGATCAGTGTCCATATCTGTAATGGGAAATAAAATTCCTCTATATGGTAGTGGAGCGACATTGAGCAGTTCAACAGGGATGACTACATTACCAGTGGCTTTAAATCTGAATTTCGTCGTGAGATCAAGAGCTAATGTTCTGGGAAAATTGGTTAAGCCGAAATTCTACAAGAGAATCGATTGTAATGTTACTTTCGATCACAAGAAGCTCAACACTCCAATTTCTCTCAAGCATTCTTGCACATATGATTGA